One genomic segment of Gossypium arboreum isolate Shixiya-1 chromosome 3, ASM2569848v2, whole genome shotgun sequence includes these proteins:
- the LOC108475728 gene encoding uncharacterized protein LOC108475728: MKHTEPRSCKEFSMVKWRMRRRRTACSGGGSTGGRSVRMKIKRLQKLIPGGQLMQPDRLFLRTVDYILHLRLQLNLLQALSKIYQPSI, encoded by the coding sequence ATGAAACATACGGAGCCAAGGAGCTGCAAAGAGTTTTCTATGGTGAAATGGAGGATGAGGAGGAGGCGGACTGCTTGCAGTGGCGGAGGCAGCACCGGTGGTCGATCAGTTAGAATGAAGATCAAAAGGTTGCAAAAGCTAATTCCGGGAGGGCAATTGATGCAACCGGATCGCCTGTTCTTGAGGACGGTAGATTATATACTGCATTTGCGCTTACAACTTAATCTTCTGCAAGCTCTTTCGAAGATTTACCAACCCTCAATTTAA